The Myripristis murdjan chromosome 4, fMyrMur1.1, whole genome shotgun sequence region GCTGTTGATGATGGCCGTTGTGGCTTCAGTATCACACAGTTCATCATCCAACAGATTTAAAGGGCAGTTCTGCAAAATCCATCCACGCTTCAACAAATCACAAAGAACACAAAGTCGCATGTGTCACATCACAAACTGGTTTCCTGCTCCaggcctctctgtgtgtttgatcaGTGCAGTGATATGTGGCGTCAGCGTCACCTGGCAGCACAGGCCATCAGGTGAGCTCACGGTCAAGCCCCATGTTGGAGTCACACAGCACACCTGGTGTTAACCTGCGTCCTCAGCAGTGATCCAGTCACACACTGAACCGCACGCCACGTCCTCTGGCTTTAGGCAGGTTgatcctgtgtgtttttttctagcTGAAGGCTcgttaattaaaataataatattaataataaagtaCAGCCAGATCTCCCTCctgtataacacacacacacacacacacacacacacacacacacacactgtaacatgaaACGTGGatcaggagcagcagctgagctTCTCTCTTTCCAACAGGTCGTGTCATCATGTTTCATTTGtcgccttaaaaaaaaaacttctgcatTTGCAAAGTTAAGAAGAGTTTCATTTGTGAACTGGAAAACTGACCTGGTGTCAGTTTGGGAGCTGTGTCACTGATGAGGCAGGTATATGAAGCTGCTTTGGTGCAGAAGAAACGAGGCCTCagccctgcagctcctccacagtgtgcagcacaaacacacagctcttcttcttctgtggtagCAGCTGTCTGGGCGCTTTGTGTTGATTGCGGTATACCGCCACAGTGGGCTGTGCCGATACTGCGGTCAAATAACAAAACTGGACTGTAGCTGACAGAATGGAGGTTGTTACTATGAGCACAATAACAGTGTGTTTAATCGTGTCAGGGCACGAATTTAAGAGAGGAAGCCGTATTTTATATGCATTTCTCACATCGTGTTTTTAGGGGAGCCCATGTCTTGCTAAGCGGAGCTCCCCTGTGACCCTGGACCCGTCACAGTTCTTGTGGTCTTGTGTCAGCCTGTTCACAGACATCACAGACatttcacacagaaacataaacatCTCTAAATGGAGTTGCAGTCCCTCACTGCAGCAGGCGTTCCCAGTCCAACTCCACCTGCCGCAGCGACACCGAGGCGTCCGACCCCCAGACCCAGAAggccgggtacagaggctcggtgaaggtggagctgaaggtgtggaggagggtCATGgcgtcagaggagacgctgaagaaggacagagagccagccgGCCAGTTCAGATACACTCCCACTCTGTGGGTGAACGGTTTCGGTGAAGAAGCCCTGAAGCGTTTGTTGTCGTGGCACGGCGTGTAGCTGCCCTCACAGCACTCCAGACTCCATGACTTGGCGTTGTGTCCCAGCAAGCAGCTTGCAGCGTCTCCGGCCCTGGAGATGCTGTTGTAGGTGACGCCGACATCTGCCCCCCCgctccactccacctcccagtaaaCCTCCTCCAGCAGGCCCTCCCTGCACAGGACCTGCGGGCTGCCGTCGAACCTCTCGGGATGGTCAGGGCACCGATGGTCTGACCAGACGCGAGTGGCCGTCCTGTTGtgttcagacagcagcagctctgggcTGGCAGTGTTCGGGTCCAGGGTCAGATAGCAGGCgactgagggaggaagaggaaaccaGAGCAGGCAAAGAAAATCCtcagatatttcagtttttaatttatgcctctatgcagatgacactgCACAATCAGCACAAGAAAGACTAAATGCAGATTTTGTAAATGTGAATAATCAAAGGCTAAAGAAGTGgttgaataaaatcaaatcaaaccaaacttACAGTTTTTCACTGACCACAGCTCCCCTCCTGACTGATCACTGCAAGACCAGAACATCATCCAGTTAAACTGAACACATGGCAtttaatattttcagattttaatgTACAACTCCACTATTATAACCTACAGTTATaatagaacaaaaacaaaagaaaagattgCTTATTGCTTCTAGttcaaaatcaataaaaatattttttaagaaaaggcAAGCACAGCTCTTGCCCCACAGTTTGAAAGACTCACATGACGATGTCTCTGCTGGAGTCATGGTTGATAAGGAGACTGATTCCAGAGGACAGCATCTTGAACCCGGAGAGATCCTCTCCAGGTTCATCGTCACGCTGCTCCAACGTCAGATCCTCAAACGCCTCACAGGATTCATCCGTCATGCTGCGGTCTTCACCGTCCAATAAAAATCACAAGTTTATTaactaataaaaacaacagatgataaaatgaataaaatagcCAGGTGTGAATAAATTGAAATAACGACAGCAGAGAACAGTGACCTGTGTTAGAGGGAATGGTCCTCGTCTCAGTTTGCTGTGTTTCAGAGGAAGCTGTTGTCTCGGTTCTCTTTAAATCCAGTTCACCAGCCAAGATGTCTTCTGCTGGATTCAGTGCAGAGTCCATGCCGTCAGTCATTTTGTCTTCAGTCTTCTTTGAACCATCGGCTTCTTCCTCTCCCGACACCACCGTGTTAGAAATCGttttccctttcctcttcttctgtgaaAGCCTGTCTGTAAGCTCCTGGACGTTCTCTCCTCTGGTATTTGAACATCTCGTCTGGTCTTTCCCCTGCAGATTGTCTGATTTTGACTCGGCGTGGTATTTCCTAGAACGACCGGTTCTCTCGGCTTTCTCTCGAGGCAAGacatttgttttgaagctgctgGAGAAATCCTCCTTTGGCTCAAGGGCcttgctgtctttctctttggAAATGCGTATCTTGAAGACACTGGTCAGGTCTTCCTTAAAGTGATAGAAGTCCTCTTTGAAAAGACTCAGCGTACTGGTGCTTTTACTTTCTCTGTCCGCTGACTGACTCCTGGCGTCTTTATCCTTGAAGACACTAATCAAGTCGTCCTTAAAGTGTCCAAAGTCCTCCTTGAGAAGACTCAGCGGGTTGATGGTCTTATGTTCCCTCTCAGTCGACTGACCCGTCTGAAGGTTCTTCGTCCTCTCGTCTTCCTCCAGGTGGAGATCTAGACCGACTCCAGCGGTCACGTCTTCCTCTGGTGAACAGATTTCAGATTCTGAGGTTTCCTGGCTGTTTTCCTGTGGAAGGTCCGTCTTATGTTTGTTGGTCATGTCTGTAAAAAGACTCATTTTTGACTTTTCGTCCTGGGCAGACGgcttccagcagcagcaaactTTACATTTGGACTttactttgttgttttaaaggtAATGAACGTCGCTCTCCACCTTCATCAGATGTTTTTAGTGGCAGCATcattttcctccatctctgttgGAGAGTTTTGGGACTCTCACCTGGAAATGAATTAGGTAAACATGATGACTGTACATGATAGGGATGTATAAGGAAATCACAAATACACTCTGATTTATTTGTaaacagttacatttatttataatcagTTTTATCAGTACTTTAAACATGTAGGAATCTATTAGGTAACGATGAATCTGATGAATCATTTGTTAAGGAACATTGTTAAGTGATATTCCAACATGCAATGTGCCTAACATTCATTTAGGAAAGCAGCTTTGCTTTCGTAAGGTGAGGAAACTAGAGAGTGTCTGTATTCAAAAGATCAAACTGCAGATGATGTGCACCGTCTGTCCACAACATTTCAAAGCAGATCTGTTCAGAAGGactgagtgaaataaaatgagacTAATAAGTCCTGCCACCCAGCCCTAACCCTCCAAACCCTTCCACCCACACAGccaggaaacagaaaaatacagagtCTACTTACAGCTGAGCCACCAAACTCTCCATTTTGGTCTGATTCTTCTTTTAAATGGGAAATGAAGGTGACCACAACAACGTAAATCACACTGgcagtcagctgtgtgtgtgttctcagagtgatctctctctcacacacacacacacacactctctctctctctgttaaagGTGAGATCTCATTCTCTCATTCAGTTGCTTATTTCCTCACCTGGTTGGACCGGTTTGTCACCATTTCATGGTGATGGCTCAGCAGATACCAGCCGCTGTTCAGAGGGACAGC contains the following coding sequences:
- the LOC115358356 gene encoding neoverrucotoxin subunit alpha-like; translated protein: MTDESCEAFEDLTLEQRDDEPGEDLSGFKMLSSGISLLINHDSSRDIVIDQSGGELWSVKNFACYLTLDPNTASPELLLSEHNRTATRVWSDHRCPDHPERFDGSPQVLCREGLLEEVYWEVEWSGGADVGVTYNSISRAGDAASCLLGHNAKSWSLECCEGSYTPCHDNKRFRASSPKPFTHRVGVYLNWPAGSLSFFSVSSDAMTLLHTFSSTFTEPLYPAFWVWGSDASVSLRQVELDWERLLQ